A genomic window from Desulfatiglans anilini DSM 4660 includes:
- a CDS encoding CoB--CoM heterodisulfide reductase iron-sulfur subunit B family protein, translating into MKYFLYWGCSLESSGANFLVSLKPVAKALGTDFVEIEDWNCCGASISYVGASDLSIKVLNARNLALAEKQGGYDIVAPCSSCYIQMIKVNHEIQESETLAAQVNEILAEGGLHYSGKVRVRHILDVLYHDIGTDRIKERAVKPLNGLKVAGYVGCQSVRPYGEYDSVERPVIQDRILNAIGAEAVPFPKKMRCCGSGIFLTEMDHCMHLVKDILDDALVHGAKLVSTVCPMCAMNLENYQSRINKALGTRFDVPIVYLTQLMAAAFGMDLKKDAALDYNIIPPETLIQAALG; encoded by the coding sequence CACTGGGGACAGACTTCGTCGAGATCGAGGATTGGAACTGCTGCGGAGCGAGCATCTCCTATGTTGGAGCCAGCGACCTTTCCATCAAGGTTTTGAACGCACGGAATCTAGCGCTGGCTGAAAAACAGGGCGGATATGATATCGTCGCACCCTGCAGTTCGTGTTATATCCAGATGATCAAGGTGAACCACGAGATACAGGAAAGTGAAACCCTCGCTGCGCAGGTGAACGAGATCCTGGCCGAAGGCGGGTTGCATTACAGCGGGAAGGTGCGGGTACGGCACATCCTCGATGTGTTGTATCACGACATCGGCACAGACAGGATCAAGGAGAGGGCAGTCAAGCCGCTGAATGGTCTGAAGGTGGCCGGATATGTCGGTTGCCAGTCGGTTCGGCCTTACGGGGAGTATGACAGTGTCGAGAGACCCGTTATTCAAGACCGAATCCTGAATGCCATTGGTGCGGAGGCGGTTCCTTTTCCGAAAAAGATGCGCTGCTGCGGCTCTGGCATCTTCCTGACAGAGATGGATCACTGTATGCATCTGGTCAAAGATATCCTGGATGACGCCCTCGTCCATGGGGCGAAGCTCGTTTCGACGGTTTGTCCCATGTGTGCGATGAATCTTGAGAACTACCAGTCGCGGATCAACAAGGCGTTGGGAACGCGTTTCGATGTTCCCATCGTTTATCTGACCCAGTTGATGGCTGCGGCCTTCGGGATGGATCTGAAGAAGGACGCTGCGCTGGATTATAATATCATCCCGCCTGAGACGCTGATCCAAGCCGCTCTGGGATGA